One stretch of Kogia breviceps isolate mKogBre1 chromosome 18, mKogBre1 haplotype 1, whole genome shotgun sequence DNA includes these proteins:
- the ZNF329 gene encoding zinc finger protein 329 yields MTAENIPEEELFCDMEMEGFTREGPHFSILGNSWDCENQEEHLRQSALTQEEPGAQEAIREYPGFGEHLSVSPDLPRCQRVSTRNGFHVCGSGVKSLDCDPALHNCQKSYVAKRTGDSDTCGKAFNHSVEVIQFGRTQTREKPYKYPESVKSFNHFTPLGEQKIMKRGKKLYEGKGFGDIFTLSSSLNENRRNSPGEKLYTCTECGKCFKRNSSLVLHHRTHTGEKPYTCNECGKSFSKNYNLIVHQRIHTGEKPYKCSKCGKAFSDGSALTQHQRIHTGEKPYECRECGKAFNRNSSLILHQRTHTGEKPYRCNECGKPFTDISHLTVHLRIHTGEKPYECSKCGKAFRDGSYLTQHERTHTGEKPFECVECGKSFNRNSHLIVHQKIHSGEKPYECKECGKTFIESAYLIRHQRIHTGEKPYGCDQCQKLFRNIAGLIRHQRTHTGEKPYECNQCGKAFRDSSCLTKHQRIHTKETPYQCPDCGKSFKQNSHLAVHQRLHSREGPSHCLQCGKTFRRSSSLIRHQRSHPGEQPMDI; encoded by the coding sequence ATGACAGCTGAGAACATTCCTGAGGAAGAACTGTTCTGTGACATGGAGATGGAAGGATTTACACGAGAGGGTCCTCATTTCTCCATTCTAGGTAACAGTTGGGACTGTGAGAACCAGGAGGAACATTTGAGGCAATCAGCCTTAACTCAGGAGGAACCAGGAGCTCAGGAAGCAATTCGTGAATATCCTGGATTTGGGGAGCATTTGAGCGTGAGCCCAGACCTCCCACGATGTCAGAGAGTTTCCACAAGAAACGGTTTCCATGTATGTGGCTCAGGTGTTAAAAGCCTGGATTGTGACCCAGCTTTACACAATTGTCAGAAAAGTTATGTAGCTAAGAGAACAGGTGACAGTGACAcctgtgggaaagccttcaaCCATTCCGTGGAAGTTATTCAATTTGGAAGAACTcaaactagagagaaaccctATAAATACCCTGAAAGTGTTAAGTCTTTCAACCATTTTACCCCTCTTGGtgaacaaaaaataatgaaaagagggaagaaactgTATGAAGGTAAGGGCTTTGGGGACATCTTTACCCTGAGTTCATCTCTTAATGAAAACAGGAGGAACAGCCCTGGAGAAAAACTGTACACATGTACTGAATGTGGCAAGTGCTTCAAACGGAACTCTTCTCTTGTTTTGCATCACCgaactcacactggagagaaaccttatacCTGTAATGAGTGTGGAAAATCCTTCTCCAAGAACTATAACCTAATTGTGCATCAGAGAATCCATACAGGAGAGAAGCCCTATAAATGCAGTAAATGCGGGAAAGCCTTCAGTGATGGGTCAGCTCTGACGCAACaccagagaattcacactggggAGAAACCTTACGAATGTcgagaatgtgggaaagccttcaacCGAAATTCGTCCCTGATTCTTCATCAAAGAACTCATACAGGGGAAAAACCATATAGATGTAATGAGTGTGGGAAACCTTTCACCGACATCTCCCACCTCACTGTGCATCTCAGAatccacactggggagaagcCTTATGAATGTAGCAAATGCGGAAAGGCCTTCCGAGATGGCTCATACCTCACCCAGCATGAGAGgactcacactggagagaagccctttGAATGTGTGGAATGTGGGAAATCCTTCAACCGTAACTCTCACCTCATTGTGCATCAGAAAATCCATTctggggagaaaccctatgaGTGTAAAGAATGTGGGAAAACTTTCATTGAGAGTGCTTACCTCATCAGGCACCAGAGGATTCATACTGGTGAGAAGCCCTATGGCTGTGATCAGTGTCAGAAACTTTTCAGGAACATCGCTGGTCTCATACGTCACCAGAGGACTCATACTGGTGAGAAGCCCTATGAGTGTAATCAGTGTGGTAAAGCTTTCAGGGACAGCTCCTGTCTGACCAAACACCAGAGAATTCACACTAAGGAGACCCCGTACCAGTGTCCAGATTGTGGAAAGTCCTTCAAGCAGAACTCTCACCTGGCAGTACATCAGAGGCTCCACAGCAGGGAGGGTCCCAGTCATTGTCTTCAGTGTGGGAAAACATTCAGAAGGAGCTCTTCCCTCATCCGACACCAGAGATCACACCCTGGAGAACAACCCATGGATATTTAA